A genomic stretch from Shewanella sediminis HAW-EB3 includes:
- a CDS encoding substrate-binding periplasmic protein produces MNIGKILTAVLLWVSTFPLFAAEVTMAFGEKIPPFCFPATDSGIEVEVIGEALAYRGHILKPEYYPFARIPVTFLAHNVDAAMTDLGRDMEPEGALYGDPAVFYDNVFITLKERNIIIEKPEDLQGLSVIAFYGAAKRYPKWLKNVQESNLYHEQNNQSLQALTLNRQHYDVVLSDRNIFNYFTLHLQREKGFKPKPVEEHHFVELNPMDYRPVFWDEHIRDDFNAGLKHLKETGRYQAIYDKYLK; encoded by the coding sequence ATGAATATAGGTAAAATTTTAACAGCAGTACTGCTTTGGGTATCGACATTTCCCCTATTCGCGGCAGAGGTCACTATGGCATTCGGCGAAAAGATCCCCCCCTTCTGTTTTCCCGCCACCGATTCGGGGATTGAAGTGGAGGTGATAGGTGAAGCCCTGGCCTATCGTGGTCACATACTGAAACCGGAGTATTACCCCTTTGCCAGGATCCCGGTCACCTTTTTAGCGCACAATGTCGATGCAGCCATGACCGACTTAGGCCGGGATATGGAGCCAGAGGGCGCGTTATATGGCGATCCAGCCGTATTTTATGACAATGTTTTTATCACCCTCAAAGAGCGTAATATCATCATCGAGAAGCCCGAAGATCTACAGGGCTTGAGCGTGATAGCCTTTTATGGTGCCGCCAAGCGATACCCGAAGTGGCTTAAGAATGTTCAGGAGTCCAACCTCTACCACGAACAAAATAACCAGTCTTTACAGGCGCTAACACTCAACAGGCAGCATTATGATGTGGTGCTCAGCGATCGTAATATTTTCAATTACTTCACTTTGCACCTACAACGAGAAAAAGGATTTAAGCCTAAGCCTGTAGAGGAGCATCATTTTGTTGAATTGAACCCTATGGATTATCGACCGGTATTTTGGGACGAACATATTCGAGATGACTTCAATGCCGGGCTAAAACACCTCAAAGAGACGGGGCGTTACCAGGCTATCTACGACAAATACCTGAAATAA
- a CDS encoding cation:proton antiporter: MHMQTTLLLLVFFVIAILLGIILRRLLKNTAIPYSVALLLLGMLIGTSLNVDSHIPVLNELNSAFVLASQLDANLIMFIFLPALVFESAFSLEVHLFKRMFSQIAVLAIPGLVICTLFTAILSLTVLPWHWSLGTALMFGAIVSATDPVAVVSLLKEMCSRVRLQTLIEGESLLNDGTAIVLFTLFLSLATQVKPEFNTLEVIYEFFRVVSIGVLIGAVVAAISLKFIGSIFNDSLIEIALTLVLPYLVFYLSEHLFHASGVVSVVTLALIYAGPGRTRFSPEVMEHLHHFWHTLSFLFNTLIFILVGLVVSTRLGIADLANWQYLAVIFAGILVIRTMVIVGLMPILGRIGIGLTKEKSIVLIWGGLRGAVSLALALIVATNESLDIQLRDQVLFLTAGIVVLTIIVNGSSMRFVMAKLGLDKLPKAKQQAFAKVQHKISDEIITVRERLHADEHLKAVNWPLVDKNIVSVCEPFEDEQSLDTEVEFLRKLLESERQFYWNQFGKGLLSQDATHILVEAIEKALDGTPKIWPRSSIEKHWTIPTWSLRCGSVPLIGAYARGVSYRQHIIIFESARGLFESSQYILELAPSLSLEPAHLEQAMKQIRQVNLFAQNTLNDFRQKSPHLVERVESYLALRILLNTERKMIQELSHEGMISEVDAEKLIEAVEFKMHQSKKQRAD, from the coding sequence ATGCATATGCAAACGACCTTGCTGCTGTTGGTCTTTTTTGTGATAGCGATATTATTGGGAATAATATTGCGCAGGTTACTGAAAAATACTGCGATCCCATACTCGGTAGCCCTGTTGTTGCTCGGCATGTTAATTGGTACCAGCCTGAATGTTGACTCGCATATCCCGGTCCTCAATGAACTCAACTCGGCGTTTGTTCTCGCCAGCCAGTTAGATGCCAATCTGATTATGTTTATCTTCCTGCCTGCACTGGTGTTTGAGTCGGCTTTCTCCCTCGAGGTGCACCTGTTTAAACGTATGTTCTCTCAAATTGCGGTATTGGCCATTCCCGGCTTGGTGATCTGTACCCTGTTTACGGCCATCTTAAGCCTGACTGTGCTGCCCTGGCATTGGTCTCTCGGTACCGCCTTGATGTTTGGTGCGATAGTGAGTGCGACCGATCCCGTCGCCGTTGTTTCTCTGCTCAAAGAGATGTGTTCGCGAGTCAGATTGCAGACATTAATCGAGGGGGAGTCGCTGCTCAATGACGGTACGGCTATCGTTTTATTTACCCTTTTTCTCTCTCTGGCGACACAGGTCAAACCCGAGTTCAATACCCTGGAGGTGATCTATGAGTTCTTTCGTGTCGTTTCTATCGGAGTGCTCATAGGGGCTGTGGTCGCAGCGATAAGCCTCAAGTTTATCGGTTCTATCTTCAATGACAGTCTGATTGAGATCGCGCTGACATTGGTGTTGCCCTATCTGGTTTTTTATCTGTCAGAGCACCTGTTTCATGCTTCTGGTGTCGTGAGTGTCGTTACCCTTGCCCTGATCTATGCGGGCCCTGGGCGAACACGCTTTTCTCCCGAGGTGATGGAGCATCTGCACCATTTCTGGCATACCCTCTCTTTTCTCTTCAATACCCTGATTTTTATTCTGGTGGGATTAGTCGTCTCTACTCGCTTGGGTATCGCAGATCTCGCCAATTGGCAATACTTGGCGGTTATCTTTGCCGGGATCTTAGTGATCCGTACCATGGTGATTGTCGGCCTGATGCCGATTCTGGGCAGGATAGGGATAGGCCTGACGAAGGAGAAGTCAATTGTATTGATATGGGGCGGATTGCGTGGCGCCGTCTCGTTAGCTCTGGCCCTTATCGTTGCCACCAACGAGTCCTTGGATATTCAACTGCGGGATCAGGTCCTGTTTCTGACCGCAGGCATAGTGGTATTAACCATCATAGTGAATGGCTCATCCATGCGCTTCGTGATGGCAAAGTTAGGCTTAGATAAACTCCCTAAGGCCAAGCAGCAGGCGTTTGCCAAAGTGCAGCATAAGATCTCCGATGAGATCATCACGGTGAGGGAGCGGTTACATGCCGATGAGCACCTGAAAGCCGTTAACTGGCCTCTGGTAGATAAAAATATCGTGTCGGTCTGTGAGCCCTTTGAAGATGAACAGAGTTTAGATACGGAGGTTGAATTTTTACGTAAACTATTGGAATCGGAGCGACAGTTTTACTGGAATCAATTTGGCAAGGGCTTACTGAGTCAGGATGCGACCCATATTCTGGTCGAGGCCATAGAAAAGGCGCTCGATGGTACGCCTAAAATATGGCCCAGAAGTTCGATAGAGAAACACTGGACAATTCCAACCTGGTCCCTGCGCTGCGGTTCAGTCCCCCTTATTGGAGCCTATGCTCGCGGCGTAAGCTACCGACAACATATCATCATCTTCGAGAGTGCCAGAGGGTTATTCGAGTCGAGCCAGTATATCCTGGAACTGGCGCCTAGTTTGTCACTGGAGCCTGCCCATCTTGAGCAAGCCATGAAGCAGATAAGACAAGTGAATTTATTTGCGCAGAATACCTTGAATGATTTCAGACAAAAATCACCGCATCTGGTCGAGCGGGTCGAGTCATATCTCGCGTTGCGGATCTTGTTAAATACAGAGCGCAAGATGATACAGGAGCTATCTCATGAGGGGATGATCTCTGAGGTCGATGCAGAAAAACTGATCGAAGCCGTCGAATTTAAGATGCATCAAAGTAAGAAGCAGAGAGCCGACTGA
- a CDS encoding oxidative stress defense protein, with protein MKKSLLAAIISGGLILAAPQLQASELSFPHLETIGVSELAVEADMAEINVAVVIRDKTAKGAKNASDKAVAKFIARLKKAGIERSLIQSANLNLQPQYHYEKDKPAQLTGYMASRRLTVTVQDLTRLNAILDSALEEGINRVNNIALKSSKEDEYVAKARLAAIKDAQEKARLLAEGFGEQIEGVWEIRYFEQHPVQPMMLRMNAKGASYDVGESYQQGEVMIRDRIEVVYRLK; from the coding sequence ATGAAAAAATCACTATTAGCAGCAATCATATCCGGCGGTCTTATTCTGGCTGCGCCACAGCTTCAAGCCAGTGAGCTCAGCTTCCCACACCTTGAGACAATAGGCGTAAGTGAGCTGGCTGTCGAAGCGGATATGGCCGAGATAAATGTGGCCGTCGTTATCAGAGATAAAACCGCCAAAGGTGCGAAAAACGCCTCAGATAAGGCCGTTGCAAAATTTATCGCCAGGCTGAAAAAAGCAGGCATAGAGCGCTCGCTTATCCAGAGTGCAAACCTGAATCTACAGCCGCAATACCACTATGAGAAAGATAAGCCTGCCCAATTGACCGGTTACATGGCCAGTCGCCGCCTCACCGTCACAGTGCAAGACCTGACCCGTCTCAATGCCATCTTAGACTCGGCATTAGAAGAGGGGATCAATCGGGTCAATAACATCGCACTGAAATCCAGTAAGGAAGATGAATATGTGGCTAAGGCCAGACTCGCAGCCATCAAAGATGCTCAGGAAAAAGCTCGGCTACTCGCCGAAGGTTTTGGTGAGCAGATCGAGGGGGTTTGGGAGATCCGCTACTTCGAGCAACATCCGGTTCAGCCAATGATGCTACGTATGAATGCCAAAGGTGCGAGTTACGACGTGGGTGAGAGTTATCAGCAGGGAGAAGTGATGATTCGAGACCGCATAGAAGTGGTCTATCGATTGAAATAG